The following proteins come from a genomic window of Leucoraja erinacea ecotype New England chromosome 1, Leri_hhj_1, whole genome shotgun sequence:
- the LOC129701474 gene encoding transcription factor Jun-like, with product MGARMCVSERRYVTPRSSAELSADRRRRRRVCRLVMAAPFYRDHTTSSGHLEAAPMDKKSAAAAADRRPPSQELNGGSVLTLPESGAQADRPGSRREAEGLVHPLAKGRRFLLGGRDEIENPHPYALQDLTKQNQHVVLAGAPCSAHTSTAIYHGSLHLAQSKADVPVYTNLGNYNPSLPNTGSESYPTGHVPYASPASLQHHLSALAQLMCPKYQEEPQTVPEVGPLSESPPLSPLEDGGQHIKAEKKRQRNRIAASNCRRRKLERIARLEDKVKTLKSENFELTSTASVLREQVVHLKHKVMNHVNNGCQVVLASSSLLKPEENGSI from the exons ATGGGCGCGAGGATGTGCGTCAGCGAGCGGCGTTACGTCACGCCACGTTCCAGTGCGGAGCTCAGCGCTgaccggcggcggcggcggcgagttTGTCGGCTTGTGATGGCGGCGCCTTTCTACCGGGACCACACGACCAGCAGCGGGCACCTGGAAGCGGCGCCGATGGACAAGAAGagcgcggcggcggcggcggatcGGCGCCCCCCGTCTCAGGAGCTGAACGGCGGCTCCGTGCTGACGCTGCCGGAGTCGGGTGCCCAGGCCGACAGGCCCGGAAGCAGGCGGGAAGCCGAGGGCCTCGTCCATCCACTGGCGAAAG GTAGAAGATTCTTGCTTGGAGGCAGAGACGAGATTGAAAATCCGCACCCTTATG CATTGCAGGATTTGACCAAACAGAACCAACATGTGGTCTTGGCGGGAGCCCCATGCTCAGCTCATACCTCCACCGCAATCTATCACGgcagtctgcatttggcccagtcgAAAGCAGATGTCCCTGTCTATACCAACCTTGGCAATTACAATCCAAGCTTGCCCAACACAGGCTCTGAAAGTTATCCCACTGGCCATGTTCCCTATGCAAGCCCAGCATCATTACAACATCATTTATCAGCTTTGGCACAGCTCATGTGTCCAAAATATCAAGAAGAGCCCCAGACAGTACCAGAAGTAGGCCCACTAAGTgaatctccaccactctccccattAGAAGATGGAGGGCAGCATATCAAAGCTGAAAAGAAGAGACAGAGAAATCGCATTGCAGCATCAAATTGTCGAAGAAGGAAATTAGAGAGAATTGCAAGACTGGAAGATAAAGTAAAGACCCTAAAATCAGAGAACTTTGAGTTAACCTCAACGGCAAGTGTACTACGTGAGCAAGTGGTGCATCTCAAACATAAAGTGATGAATCATGTCAATAATGGATGTCAGGTAGTGCTTGCATCCTCTAGCCTCCTAAAGCCAGAAGAAAACGGCAGCATTTAA